A region from the Mycolicibacterium phlei genome encodes:
- the sigM gene encoding RNA polymerase sigma factor SigM, whose product MGTFGGPPQRPRSDAELLAAHVAGDRYAFEELFYRHHRQLYRLARLTTRDPEDAADALQDAMLKAHRRARTFRNDAAVTSWLHRIVVNACLDRLRRDRVRPAEPLTDEDVAAVGDPTAQVDTAIVIETALMRLPVEQRAAVVAVDMQGYSVAETARLLGVPQGTVKSRCSRARARLADELEHLDARAATAAD is encoded by the coding sequence GTGGGGACCTTCGGAGGGCCGCCGCAGCGGCCCCGCAGCGATGCGGAACTGCTCGCCGCGCACGTCGCCGGGGACCGCTACGCCTTCGAGGAGCTGTTCTACCGTCACCACCGCCAGCTGTACCGGCTGGCCCGGTTGACCACCCGCGACCCCGAAGACGCCGCCGACGCGCTGCAGGACGCGATGCTCAAGGCGCACCGACGGGCGCGGACGTTCCGCAATGACGCCGCGGTCACCAGCTGGCTGCACCGCATTGTGGTCAACGCCTGTCTGGACCGGCTGCGCCGCGACCGGGTCCGGCCGGCCGAACCGCTGACCGATGAGGACGTCGCCGCGGTCGGCGATCCGACGGCGCAGGTGGATACCGCGATCGTGATCGAGACCGCGCTGATGCGGCTGCCCGTTGAGCAGCGCGCCGCGGTGGTCGCGGTCGACATGCAGGGCTACTCGGTCGCCGAGACCGCGCGGTTGCTGGGAGTGCCGCAGGGCACGGTCAAGAGCCGCTGCTCGCGGGCCCGCGCCCGGCTGGCCGACGAGCTCGAGCACCTGGATGCGCGGGCGGCGACGGCCGCGGACTGA
- the trxB gene encoding thioredoxin-disulfide reductase: MTTTDTVHDLIIIGSGPAGYTAAIYAARAQLNPLVFEGVQFGGALMTTTEVENYPGFRNGITGPELMDEMREQALRFGADLRMEDVDAVDLTGPVKSVTVGDETHKARAVILAMGAAARHLGVPGEEALIGMGVSTCATCDGFFFRDEDIVVVGGGDSAMEEATFLTRFARSVTIVHRRDEFRASRIMLERARSNEKIKFITNSEVVAIEGDPKVSAIRLRNNVTGEESKLDVTGVFVAIGHDPRSELVRGQVDVDPDGYVLTQPGSTRTSIEGVFAAGDLVDRTYRQAITAAGSGCKASIDAERWLAETSSAATHQTTETPA; encoded by the coding sequence ATGACCACCACTGACACGGTCCATGACCTGATCATCATCGGTTCCGGCCCGGCCGGTTACACCGCGGCCATCTACGCGGCCCGTGCGCAGCTGAACCCACTGGTCTTCGAAGGCGTGCAGTTCGGTGGCGCGCTGATGACCACGACCGAGGTGGAGAACTACCCGGGCTTCCGCAACGGGATCACCGGCCCCGAGCTGATGGACGAGATGCGCGAGCAGGCGCTGCGCTTCGGTGCGGACCTGCGGATGGAGGACGTCGACGCGGTCGATCTGACCGGCCCGGTCAAGTCGGTGACGGTCGGTGACGAGACCCACAAGGCGCGCGCGGTGATCCTGGCCATGGGTGCCGCGGCCCGCCACCTCGGGGTGCCCGGCGAGGAGGCCCTGATCGGCATGGGTGTATCCACCTGCGCCACCTGCGACGGCTTCTTCTTCCGCGACGAGGACATCGTGGTGGTCGGCGGCGGTGACTCCGCGATGGAGGAGGCCACCTTCCTGACCCGGTTCGCCCGCAGCGTGACGATCGTGCACCGTCGCGACGAATTCCGTGCGTCGCGCATCATGCTCGAGCGCGCCCGGTCCAACGAGAAGATCAAGTTCATCACCAACAGCGAGGTCGTCGCGATCGAGGGTGACCCCAAGGTGAGCGCAATTCGGTTGCGCAACAACGTAACCGGTGAGGAGTCCAAGCTCGACGTGACCGGTGTGTTCGTCGCGATCGGCCACGATCCGCGCTCGGAGCTGGTGCGCGGCCAGGTCGACGTCGACCCCGACGGCTACGTGCTGACGCAGCCCGGCTCGACCCGCACCTCGATCGAAGGTGTCTTCGCCGCAGGCGATCTCGTCGACCGCACCTATCGTCAGGCCATCACCGCCGCGGGCAGCGGCTGCAAGGCCTCCATCGACGCGGAACGGTGGCTCGCCGAAACCTCTTCTGCTGCAACGCATCAGACTACTGAAACCCCCGCCTGA
- the trxA gene encoding thioredoxin yields MSSATVTVTDDSFSSDVLASSTPVLVDFWATWCGPCKMIAPVLEEIAAERAGELTVAKLDVDANPATARDFQVVSIPTLILFKDGQPVKRIVGAKGKAALLRELADAV; encoded by the coding sequence ATGTCATCAGCCACGGTCACCGTCACCGACGACTCGTTCTCGAGCGACGTCCTCGCCAGCAGCACCCCCGTGCTGGTGGACTTCTGGGCCACCTGGTGCGGACCGTGCAAGATGATCGCTCCGGTACTCGAGGAGATCGCCGCGGAGAGGGCCGGTGAGCTCACCGTCGCCAAGCTCGACGTCGACGCCAACCCGGCCACCGCGCGTGACTTCCAGGTGGTCTCGATCCCGACGCTGATCCTGTTCAAGGACGGTCAGCCGGTGAAGCGCATCGTCGGTGCCAAGGGCAAGGCGGCGCTGTTGCGGGAGCTGGCCGACGCCGTCTGA
- a CDS encoding N-acetylmuramoyl-L-alanine amidase has protein sequence MTSLRRGDRGAAVTEIRAALAALGMLPDTDDEDLTTGKHVAADVFDDELDQAVRAFQQHRGLLVDGIVGEATYRALKEASYRLGARTLSHQFGAPMYGDDVATLQARLQELGFYTGLVDGHFGLSTHNALMSYQREYGLYPDGICGPETLRSLYFLGSRVTGGSPHAIREEEMVRRSGPRLSGKRIIIDPGRGGDDHGLIMQGPEGPISEADILWDLASRLEGRMTAIGMETFLSRPANRSPSDAERAATANAVGADLMISLRCATQPTPAANGVASFHFGNSHGSVSTIGRNLADFIQREVVARTGLRDCRTHGRTWDLLRLTRMPTVQVDIGYITNPHDRELLLAPQTRDAIAEGMLAAVKRLYLLGKNDRPTGTFTFAELLAHELSVEQSGRVSPS, from the coding sequence ATGACCAGTCTGCGTCGCGGTGACCGCGGGGCCGCGGTCACCGAGATCCGGGCTGCGCTGGCCGCTCTCGGCATGCTGCCGGACACCGACGACGAGGACCTCACCACCGGTAAGCACGTCGCCGCCGACGTCTTCGATGACGAGCTCGACCAGGCGGTGCGCGCGTTCCAACAGCATCGCGGCCTGCTCGTCGACGGCATAGTCGGCGAGGCCACTTACCGCGCGCTGAAGGAGGCCTCCTACCGGCTCGGCGCGCGCACGCTCAGCCACCAGTTCGGTGCGCCGATGTACGGCGACGACGTGGCGACGCTGCAGGCCCGGCTGCAGGAGCTCGGCTTCTACACCGGCCTGGTCGACGGCCACTTCGGGCTCTCGACGCACAACGCGCTGATGTCCTACCAGCGCGAGTACGGCCTGTACCCGGACGGCATCTGCGGGCCGGAGACGTTGCGGTCGTTGTACTTTCTCGGCTCCCGGGTCACCGGCGGTTCGCCGCACGCGATCCGCGAGGAGGAGATGGTCCGCCGGTCGGGTCCGCGGCTGTCCGGTAAGCGCATCATCATCGATCCGGGCCGCGGCGGTGACGACCACGGACTGATCATGCAGGGTCCGGAGGGGCCGATCAGCGAGGCGGACATCCTGTGGGATCTGGCCAGCCGGCTCGAGGGCCGAATGACCGCGATCGGCATGGAGACCTTCCTGTCCCGGCCGGCCAACCGCTCGCCGTCGGACGCCGAACGCGCCGCGACCGCCAACGCCGTCGGCGCCGACCTGATGATCAGCCTGCGCTGCGCCACGCAGCCCACCCCCGCGGCCAACGGTGTCGCGTCCTTCCACTTCGGTAACTCGCACGGCTCGGTGTCCACCATAGGCCGCAACCTGGCCGACTTCATCCAGCGAGAAGTGGTGGCCCGCACCGGGTTACGGGACTGCCGCACACACGGCCGGACCTGGGATCTGCTCCGGCTGACCCGGATGCCCACCGTGCAGGTCGACATCGGTTACATCACCAACCCGCACGACCGCGAGCTGCTGCTGGCTCCGCAGACCCGCGACGCGATCGCCGAGGGCATGCTCGCCGCCGTGAAGCGGCTCTACCTGTTGGGCAAGAACGACCGTCCCACAGGGACTTTCACGTTCGCCGAACTGCTGGCCCACGAACTGTCGGTCGAACAGTCCGGTCGGGTCAGCCCCTCGTAA
- a CDS encoding ParB/RepB/Spo0J family partition protein, with protein MTQPTRKRSGLGRGLASLIPTGPADGQESSLGKMGDAAADVVIGGSPDTGTSSPVGAVYREIDVAAIEPNPRQPRQVFDEEALAELVHSIREFGLMQPIVVRALPTEQPGAPARYQLVMGERRWRAAQQAGLTAIPAIVRETADDDLLRDALLENIHRVQLNPLEEAAAYQQLLDEFGVTHDELAARIGRSRPVITNTIRLLRLPIAVQRRVAAGVLSAGHARALLALEGGPEKQEELAARIVAEGLSVRATEEAVTLANRAGPSAPPAPKRKPIQMPGLQDVAEKLSNAFDTRVTVSLGKRKGKIVVEFGSVDDLQRIVDLMSASKE; from the coding sequence ATGACCCAACCGACACGCAAGCGCAGCGGCCTCGGCCGCGGACTGGCCTCGCTGATCCCGACCGGGCCGGCGGACGGACAGGAGTCCTCGCTCGGCAAGATGGGCGACGCCGCGGCCGACGTGGTGATCGGCGGGTCCCCGGACACGGGTACCAGCAGCCCGGTCGGTGCGGTGTACCGGGAGATCGACGTGGCGGCGATCGAGCCGAACCCACGCCAGCCCCGCCAGGTGTTCGACGAGGAGGCGCTCGCCGAGCTCGTCCACTCCATCCGGGAGTTCGGGCTCATGCAGCCGATCGTCGTCCGCGCGCTGCCTACCGAGCAGCCCGGCGCCCCGGCCCGGTACCAGCTCGTCATGGGGGAGCGGCGGTGGCGCGCCGCCCAGCAGGCCGGCCTCACCGCGATCCCGGCGATTGTCCGGGAGACCGCCGACGACGACCTGCTACGCGACGCACTCCTGGAGAACATCCACCGCGTCCAGCTGAACCCGCTCGAGGAGGCGGCCGCCTACCAACAGCTGCTCGACGAGTTCGGGGTCACCCACGATGAACTCGCCGCCCGGATCGGCCGGTCCCGTCCCGTCATCACCAACACGATCCGGTTGCTGCGCCTGCCGATCGCGGTGCAGCGACGGGTGGCCGCCGGCGTGCTGTCGGCCGGCCACGCCAGGGCACTGCTCGCACTGGAGGGCGGACCGGAGAAGCAGGAGGAGCTCGCCGCCCGCATTGTGGCGGAGGGACTGTCGGTGCGCGCCACCGAGGAGGCCGTCACGCTCGCCAACCGGGCCGGCCCGAGTGCGCCGCCGGCGCCGAAACGTAAGCCGATCCAGATGCCGGGGCTGCAGGACGTCGCCGAGAAGCTGTCGAATGCGTTCGACACCCGGGTGACGGTGAGCCTCGGCAAGCGCAAGGGCAAGATCGTGGTCGAGTTCGGCTCGGTGGACGATCTGCAGCGAATTGTGGACTTGATGAGCGCGTCCAAGGAATGA